A single window of Salvia splendens isolate huo1 chromosome 6, SspV2, whole genome shotgun sequence DNA harbors:
- the LOC121806633 gene encoding probable WRKY transcription factor 75, with amino-acid sequence MDNFASMSSSSSSLSQNSHLSIFNMMMTSQPHDHHHNHNQVFQHHDQNNGYSGFITTMEENQNINGDVATPAATGEGGSLAAENEAKEGKKKVEKKSRKPRFAFQTRSQVDILDDGYRWRKYGQKAVKNNRFPRSYYRCTHQGCNVKKQVQRLSKDEGIVVTTYEGVHSHPIQKSTDNFDHILSQMQIYTSL; translated from the exons ATGGATAACTTTGCgtccatgtcttcttcttcatcatctctCTCACAAAATTCACATCTCTCCATCTTCAACATGATGATGACCTCCCAACCACACGATCAtcatcacaatcacaatcaagTATTCCAACATCATGACCAAAACAATGGATACTCAGGCTTCATCACAACCATGGAAGAAAATCAAAATATCAACGGCGATGTGGCGACCCCAGCCGCCACCGGCGAGGGAGGCAGTCTGGCCGCTGAAAACGAGGCGAAAGAAGGGAAGAAAAAGGTGGAGAAAAAGAGCAGAAAACCTAGATTTGCCTTCCAAACTAGAAGCCAAGTTGATATTCTTGATGATGGATATAGATGGAGGAAATATGGTCAGAAGGCAGTCAAGAACAATAGATTTCCCAG AAGCTATTATAGATGCACACATCAAGGTTGCAATGTGAAGAAACAAGTGCAGAGGCTTTCCAAAGATGAAGGAATTGTAGTTACGACTTATGAAGGTGTCCATTCTCATCCAATCCAGAAATCTACCGACAATTTTGACCACATTCTTAGTCAAATGCAGATTTACACTtctttataa
- the LOC121806199 gene encoding sphingosine-1-phosphate lyase-like, which translates to MDFHHISSSLHQFRASANSYLLQFEPLALLLIPLLTLFFARLLRSMLAVVSEKGLKSSAVELVMASVKLVPGVQRYIDAEKQKVVDKLQGSGKSKRDGWRTELPMAGLGGEVIDKMKDEKLKDVAWQGKCSGTVYIAGSEQEGHFSLINEACSMFAHTNPLHLDVFQSVVKFESEVVAMAAALLGSKEKSSGGQICGNMTSGGTESILMAVKSSRDYMKTKKGITNPEMIIPVSAHSAYDKAARYFKIKLWRVPVDQDFKADVKAIKRHINRNTIMIVGSAPGFPHGIIDPIEELGELAYTYGICLHVDLCLGGFVLPFARKLGYPLPPFDFCVRGVTSISVDVHKYGLAPKGTSVVLYRDHDIRKHQFVAVTEWTGGLYVSPTIAGSRPGALIAGAWAAMMSLGLEGYLENTRKIMEASKRLEEGVRQIPELFVVGRPDMTLVAFGSNSIDIFEVNDIMSSKGWHLNALQRPNSIHICVTLQHVNVINDFIKDLADSVQTVKANPGPMKGGLAPIYGAAGKMPDRGMVQDLLVDFMDNSC; encoded by the exons ATGGATTTTCATCACATATCCTCCTCTCTGCATCAATTCAGAGCTTCCGCTAATTCCTACTTGCTTCAATTCGAGCCTCTCGCGCTGCTTCTCATACCTCTGCTGACGCTTTTCTTCGCCAGATTACTTCGCTCGATGCTTGCCGTGGTTTCCGAGAAAGGCCTCAAATCTTCGGCCGTCGAGCTGGTCATGGCCTCCGTCAA GTTGGTGCCTGGTGTGCAGAGGTACATCGATGCTGAAAAGCAAAAg GTTGTGGATAAGTTGCAAGGTTCTGGTAAATCAAAGAGAGATGGTTGGAGGACTGAGTTGCCTATGGCAGGCTTAGGAGGTGAGGTTattgataaaatgaaagatGAGAAGCTAAAAGATGTGGCATGGCAGGGCAAATGTTCTGGTACAGT GTACATTGCAGGAAGCGAACAGGAAGGGCATTTTTCGTTGATCAATGAGGCATGCTCCAT GTTTGCGCATACCAATCCTTTGCATCTAGATGTATTCCAGAGTGTAGTGAAGTTTGAATCTGAAGTCGTGGCAATGGCAGCAGCCTTGCTTGGGAGCAAGGAAAAGTCTTCTGGTGGGCAAATATGTGGAAATATGACATCTGGAGGAACAGAAAGTATATTAATGGCTGTGAAGTCTTCAAGGGATTATATGAAAACTAAGAAGGGAATAACTAACCCAGAAAT GATTATACCGGTTTCAGCTCATTCAGCATATGACAAGGCTGCGCGATATTTTAAGATCAAATTGTGGCGTGTTCCTGTGGACCAAGATTTTAAAGCTGATGTGAAAGCCATCAAACGACATATTAACCGGAACACAATAATG ATTGTTGGATCAGCACCTGGTTTCCCTCATGGAATTATTGACCCAATCGAG GAGCTTGGTGAGTTAGCTTACACCTACGGGATCTGTTTGCATGTTGACCTTTGCCTCGGTGGTTTTGTGTTGCCTTTTGCTCGTAAGCTTGG ATATCCTTTGCCACCATTTGATTTCTGTGTCAGAGGAGTAACATCCATATCCGTGGATGTTCACAAGTATGGGCTGGCTCCTAAAGGAACGAGTGTTGTTCTATACAGGGACCATGACATACGGAAG CATCAATTTGTTGCTG TCACCGAGTGGACTGGTGGCCTCTATGTATCTCCGACAATAGCCGGAAGCAGGCCTGGAGCTCTGATAGCCGGTGCTTGGGCAGCAATGATGTCCCTTGGGCTAGAAG GTTATCTAGAAAACACAAGGAAGATCATGGAAGCGTCAAAGAGGCTAGAGGAGGg GGTGCGCCAAATTCCAGAACTGTTCGTCGTTGGAAGACCCGATATGACACTTGTGGCTTTCGGGTCCAACagcattgacatatttgaagTGAACGACATCATGTCATCGAAAGGATGGCACTTGAATGCACTGCAGAGGCCTAATAG CATCCATATCTGTGTGACTCTTCAACATGTGAATGTAATTAACGACTTCATCAAGGATCTGGCAGACTCTGTTCAAACT GTGAAGGCGAATCCCGGGCCTATGAAAGGAGGGCTTGCTCCGATATACGGTGCTGCTGGAAAAATGCCGGATAGAGGAATGGTTCAAGATTTGTTGGTCGACTTCATGGATAACTCCTGCTAG